In Miniphocaeibacter halophilus, the following proteins share a genomic window:
- the ruvB gene encoding Holliday junction branch migration DNA helicase RuvB, giving the protein MNDANERIVGGSYTKLDEGIEFSLRPKWMKEYIGQNKAKNKLDIFIKAAKEREEALDHVLLYGPPGLGKTTLANIIANEMGVNLRITSGPAIEKPSDLASILTNLGKDDVLFIDEIHRINRTVEEILYPAMEDYALDIIVGKGPSARSLRIDLEKFTLIGATTRSGQLTSPLRDRFGVMLNLELYKVEDLANIVKRSASFLNVEIDDEGALEIARRSRGTPRIANRLLKRVRDFAQVKSDGKIIKNTARDGLDLLEIDPLGLDSVDRKIIKTLIYNFNGGPVGVDTIAASTGEERITIEDVYEPYLLQLGFINRTSRGRIVTSKAYEHFGVKK; this is encoded by the coding sequence ATGAATGATGCTAATGAGAGAATTGTTGGTGGAAGTTACACTAAATTAGATGAAGGTATTGAATTTTCTTTAAGACCTAAATGGATGAAAGAATACATAGGTCAAAACAAAGCCAAAAACAAATTAGATATTTTTATAAAAGCAGCAAAAGAACGTGAAGAGGCTCTTGATCATGTTCTTCTTTATGGACCTCCAGGACTTGGGAAAACCACATTGGCAAATATAATTGCCAATGAAATGGGTGTTAATTTAAGGATAACAAGTGGTCCTGCAATAGAAAAGCCTAGTGATTTAGCCAGTATTTTGACTAATTTAGGAAAAGATGATGTTCTTTTTATTGATGAAATACACAGAATTAATAGAACTGTTGAGGAAATACTCTATCCTGCTATGGAGGATTATGCCTTGGATATTATAGTAGGAAAAGGACCATCAGCCAGATCTTTAAGAATTGATTTGGAGAAATTCACCTTAATTGGTGCAACAACAAGATCGGGACAGTTAACTTCACCATTAAGGGACAGATTTGGTGTAATGTTGAATTTGGAATTATATAAAGTAGAGGATTTAGCTAATATTGTAAAAAGATCAGCTTCTTTTTTAAATGTGGAAATAGATGATGAAGGAGCTTTAGAAATTGCAAGAAGAAGTAGGGGCACTCCTAGAATTGCCAATAGACTTCTAAAAAGAGTAAGGGATTTTGCTCAAGTAAAATCCGATGGGAAAATTATTAAGAATACTGCCAGAGATGGTTTAGATCTATTGGAAATAGATCCTTTGGGTTTAGACAGTGTAGACAGGAAGATTATAAAAACTTTAATTTATAATTTTAATGGTGGACCTGTTGGAGTTGATACAATAGCAGCATCAACAGGAGAAGAAAGAATTACAATAGAGGATGTTTACGAACCCTATTTACTACAATTAGGTTTTATAAATAGAACTTCAAGAGGAAGAATTGTAACATCAAAAGCATATGAGCATTTTGGTGTAAAAAAATAA